The proteins below are encoded in one region of Myxocyprinus asiaticus isolate MX2 ecotype Aquarium Trade chromosome 13, UBuf_Myxa_2, whole genome shotgun sequence:
- the LOC127449765 gene encoding phosphatidylinositol transfer protein beta isoform-like, with amino-acid sequence MWNTTVVTNEYMKDDFFIKIETWHKADMGTTDNPHGLPPEEWEETEMVPIDIADRSQVDDVDYKPEEDPAIFHSEKTGRGPLGPEWKKELHNGNCPYMTAYKLVTVHFRWWGLQGRVENFIHKQEKRLFTNFHRQLFCWLDRWVDLTMDDIRRMEEETQRELDQMRSQGSVRGMKAGED; translated from the exons ATGTGGAACACCACAGTTGTTACA AATGAATACATGAAAGATGACTTCTTCATTAAGATTGAAACCTGGCATAAAGCAGACATGGGAACAACTGATAAT CCTCATGGTCTCCCGCCTGAGGAGTGGGAGGAGACAGAGATGGTACCAATCGATATAGCAGATCGTTCTCAGGTGGATGATGTG GACTACAAACCGGAAGAGGACCCTGCCATCTTCCATTCAGAGAAAACTGGGAGAGGACCTCTGGGGCCTGAATGGAAG AAAGAGCTTCATAATGGTAACTGTCCCTACATGACGGCGTATAAGTTGGTGACGGTTCATTTTCGCTGGTGGGGTCTGCAGGGACGTGTGGAAAACTTTATTCATAAG CAGGAGAAAAGGCTCTTCACTAATTTCCACCGGCAGCTCTTTTGTTGGCTGGACCGCTGGGTGGACCTCACTATGGATGACATCCGCAGAATGGAGGAGGAGACGCAGAGAGAGCTGGACCAG ATGCGCAGCCAAGGTTCTGTGAGAGGGATGAAAGCAGGAGAGGACTAG